From the Labrus mixtus chromosome 10, fLabMix1.1, whole genome shotgun sequence genome, the window ACGGAAATACCAAACATTGTCAAAAGTTtgccatttattttcttctaatCATCTGATTGTACCTGAAGATGTGTGTACCAGTACACATTCATTTCCTCTGAGCTTTAATCTACGCCttcacattttgttcttttcaaaggtgcCTGGCAGCCCAAGGCGGTCTCCACGGCAGCGGAGACGTAGCCAGGGGCGACGGGGTCTCTCTCACCAAAGGGCATGTGTGGATGTTTCACCTGAACCAGGGAGTTTGCGGGACAGCGGACAGAGTAAACCCTAAAGTGATCAAAGCGGTGAGAGAGCAGCGATTtacaggagggagggagacgagAAGGGGAGAAAACACGTTTGATGATGGAGTCCACACCTGAATAATGTGCTCCAGTAACATGCCAAGGTTCCTTTATACACTGATACGTTCTGGCTTTTTGTTTCGATTTGAAAAgctttaatttatgttttttcatttctttgttcaCTTTTCATCAAAGTGTAAATTGTATTATGTTTTTGTATACTATCTTCAGAACATAACTTACCACATTTAGAAGAAcaggtctctccctctgtggtGCGTCTCCCTTGTTCCGTACTTTGGCTCTTCTGTCATCACTCCAGAGATATCTATGCAATTACTGTTCTCCTTTCCTTTGTTAATGTGATGCTGTATGCTGCTGATTCAAGGCAGACCgttttaaatgtgtcttataTTCTTATCAGAAGTCTTTTCCAGGTTGTCCACAGACGGGACAAATTCACTGTATCCAAGCTGTTTATTAAGAACCAAGTCAGTGCCAGTTTAATGGCATGAATCTGTTTGCCAAACAATTTATTCCTATGTGCCAATGAATATATATAATGTTTTCAATCTTTATCGTCAGTACTTTGTTAGAAAaggaatgtcttttttttttaatcaccaggACTGTATGAGTGCCTTCAGCCTGAGAAATATGACCCTGTGATGgtgtttttaatggttttacTACAATGTGGAGGCTGTATATTGTTTGTATCCTCTGCTGTTTCTCACTTGGTGTGATTGCAGTATAAATGTAATTCCCAAAGTTATGCATGTACACGTAATGCGTATGTAACTGCTGATTTCCTGTGAGCATGTTAATTGTTTTTATACCGACATGCAAGACCAACTTGTTCAGGGTTTTCTGTATTTACCTTCTTATGGGTCAAGGTATATTATTCAGTACactgttttaaaatctgagGATCACTCAATGCTGAATATTCCCATTTTAAGATGATGAACCCAAgctaatttacatttaatttgcatGCTCACCATTGAAGTAAACATGCACTTTATAATCCCACAaccagaggtgtcaaaagtattcacattcatAACTCAGGCAGAAGTATAGATAcaagggtttaaaaagacttctgtagaagtggaagtatcaactcaagctttttactcaagtaaaagtgtaaaagtactcgTTTCAAAACTactaaaagtataaaagtaaaagtaatgtaagaggaaaaaaaatgccattaaggacagGGTCCTATAGTGcactaccccacctccccaaaaaaacatttttctaaaggccataatgactataatgttatattaaaatgttaatgttgaaaaatttgGGCTGCACCTGTTTCAGCCGCATTAATGCCCTTTGAAAATGAACGCATTTtagtacaatgcaaatacattaaagaaccatatatgtgtactactgagcattaacatgtgtttcatggagcgGAAGATATGATGACTAGTTGCCTAGAAGTATTGTAATggtgcaaaaagtcaaacttcagaggcatgttatcaataacctttattggaatgtaaatgtacaaactTGGGACATTTCGCTCGAGTTCTCTCGAGTCTCTGCCACGGACATCTTCATACTTGGCTACATACGTGTGCTATTTCCTTGCTGAAGTGTGAAGTGATTTGTGTCATGTGCAAGTGCGATGGCTCGCGTACAAACCAATAGGGTGTCggaatggtatatgtttatacttctcatccaaccacaatcagATTCACTCTATCCTGATGGCgcgatttatctggatagggtttttttgtgtttttttgaacgatTACAAGCCGGACTGAAAACAAGCtgaaatgaaataggagtaacgaggctatttttaaaatgtaaggagtagaaagtacagataatcgtgtgaaaatgtaaggagtagaagtaaaaagtcggctgaaaaataattactccagtaaagtatagatacccaaaatttctacttaaagaagttacttgacacctctgtccacaacacacactgttcacactGCCTGAGCCAACATCTAGTTGTGTTATGATTAAAGGATTCTTTTTCAAAATCCTGTCCATGTCTTATGTCACTGGTTCCCAGTGGGTGCTTGGAGGGGCTCAGATTTTCCTTACAAGCAGGCGGCGCTCCCAAGGACAAGAAGTTGGGAACCACTATGTTAAGCTCTGCACACTCTGAACCTCTGCCGCTTAAAATGAGCACTAAGAGAGGAAAATATAGATTATATTCAAATTAACTgtgttgtcatttttctttatgaATAATGCACCAGAGGATAACTGATTTGTTCACAGATATTTTatacaggacaaaaaaaacaacttccattttatttagattttctttcCAGAGTCTGGCGCTGGAAGGGGAAGTAGACGGTTTAACAAAACAGCTCAGGTGATAGATTCAGGTAccaatgtattttcttttgggTTCACTGAGAATAATTCCTCCTTCTTTCATCGCTGTCCTGAAAGACTGAACCtataaaagaaaaggaaaacatgaaggtttaaggtggaaaaaagacaaatcaaagaAATTAACAAATTCTGCATGAACTCACAGCATTAGAGCGATACGCCCAGGGAATTTCCCTGTAAACCATCCGGGTGATGCCAGCCTGCTGGCATCGCTGTGCCAGCACCTCGCCCACAGCCTGACATGCTGCCACGCAGCGTGTGGAAGGCAGCTCCTTTTTCACCGCCCACTCTTTAGTGGAACAGGTAACCACCGGGTCAGAAGAGGTGCTGGAGAACACTTCTGCCGTCACATAGTGCTGAGTGCGAGAAAACACCAGCCTGGAAAGATTAGAGAGACCATCATAGTAAAGCAGAACATAGATACACAAGAGGAATACCATGGGAGGAATTCTACTCAATAGAAGTAGAAAAAACACGATGCAACTTTTAAAAATTATTAAAGAGAAAATCACAATTTTGGTTGCAATTATATTCTCTACAAATTCTGTAAAAGAAGATTTATGAAACACgtaacattaacattttgacAGACCAAGAATAGTCCTATTCTATCAGTTCAGCAGACACACCTGCGTAATTACACACCTGCACAATGACAGACCTACATAATGACAGACCTACATAATGACATACACAATGACAGACCTACATAATGACATACACAATGACAGACCTACATAAGGACATACCTGTGGTAGAACTCATAAGGACATACCTGTGGTAGAACTCATAATGACATACCTGTGGTAGAACTCATAAGGACATACCTGTGGTAGAACTCCCTGTGGGGCCAGCTCGTCTTCCAGCCTCGGTCCTTCACAGCCAGAGCCAGCTGCTCCAGGTTCCGGGGGTTTCTGTTCTCAAAGGTCGGACTCACAGCTTCATTATGATCAGTGCTGGGCTCCGGCTCAGAGGCTGCCTGACTCAAACATCGAGCTGGAgagtaaaataatgaaaaatcaCATTACTGTCAGTCAGTCGGGACGCGTGGTCCAAATATAACGATGTGTTGAACGAGGTCACGTTAATTTAAAAAGTAGCATGTATCCGGGTAACTGTTTGTACTGTGGTAATGTAACAGGAACATTATTTACCTGTTTGATTAGAAACTACAGTCGGACGACTTTGATGAATTTGACCCAACACCTGCCGGACACTGCGACATATTCCTCTTAAAGCCATTCCCCTCTCAACTGTATTCAAATCTAAAACTGAAatatataatttacaaaaagcTTTCTATTCATCGAAATATTACAGCATGCCATTCAACCCAGGCTTTAGACAAGAATCCACTCTGCCTTGTGGGTCGCCATCTTTGACATTCGGACAACATCCGGTTGGATAATTGGTGCTACTTTAGAAACAGCCCTGACAAAAGCAGATGTTAGCGATCCAAAGGTTCCGcttgcatgttttcatttatgaGGTTCAAAAAATGCCACTGTCAGTTCAACTATTGACTCTACCTTTATAGACGACAAAGAcatgtttatttcctttttctcaacCAACACAGTTGTTTGTGTAAATGCAGCTCTTGTGTAGCCTGGCCGCGTTGTGAAACTTGTATTGATTTTGTCTCTATGTAATTCATTTCATTAGGCACTATCTCTAGGTGAGATGGGGAAAACGAGGTgtggtttttattattttaataattttatttgGCAAATGTTTAATAGATTTACCCCCTTTTAATGGAAGAGGATAACTGAGCTCTTATAATTGTAATCTTCCATTTTCTTtacttaaaaacactttataaagtttGGTATCAACATATCATAAGGTAGCCTTTCACCATATTCACTTTAACTTGCGGAATTGACTTTATAATAATACTtaattttttgtacatttctatGGCCTGTAGTATTGAATTGAAATTACCTgtaattttgatgttttgatgtgtCATTATACATGTCGTCTTATGATGTTACATTGTGTGGAAAGTGTTGGGGATGATCTCAAGAAGAGGTAGATTGTAGGTCAATGATCTCTATCCATAGTAATATATACTCTGATAAACATCTAAGTTTTTTGACaattttagaatagaatagaattactttattgatcccaaactgggaaattgtggcgttacagcagcaggttatccaacacacaatatgagtaaaaaacacaatattagcaaatctaaacacaatataatattaaatacaaagtaaataagtactacaaaatattaaaaaaaaataggaatgtgaatatatacaaccaggatttaactaagcattactagtcttaaataggaagattaaatatggaagcgTTTGGGaactccaaccttttttttttcttttataaaatcACAGAAAGATTATGTCAACCAGTAGAAGATCAAGCCTAGCCTATGTAACCTCAGCtcacctcaataagttatcgacctgtaaaatatgtccatattctgtagattatctgtaaactagtatagcatgctcgctgcaccttaatctgtatattataatctgaagaatatacttatatttatagaatttatttatatttatagcatcccattaatccagccatatatacccaataattcactttttttagtctacatctgtaaattctgtaattacttgtacatagcacagattgttgcactttctgcttatttgcacttctggtgagatgccaaacctcatttcgttactctatacttgtatatgtgtaatgacaataaagttgaatctcatctctcATCTCCTGTAGTTAATGAAACCTTTTACCTGTAATCCCATTTTCGGCCTTGGTGTGGCAGTAACGAGCACTGAAGTTTTAGTTACGACCGCTGGATGTGAAAACGAGGAAGATCCCGGACAGCAGctgaaaatctgaaaatctgctAGAAATAGCAAATCGCTTGTGAATATTATAAATTCCGTGGTAGGTgagattatatatatatattttaaatgccATTTAAATACACCAAACCTTTAAATTATGTCGTATACTGAATTTGTCTAAAGGATAATTAGcgagcgtctgtgtgtgtgtgtttatctgtgtgtgtgtgtgtgtgtaaactgaaGTTAGCGTGTTATCTCGTTTAGCTGTGGATCAAAACAATCTACGTTTGCTAATGTTGCTGCTTCAAAATATGTTTCCTTTCCTTAGTTATGTCTTTTCTCTTGACTGTGTTGTCTCCTGTCAGACAACCTGAACTCCCGCCAAGTCACAAAAAACCTGaacttttcttttatcagaGCAAACACAAGTCAGTGATGGAAAAGtgacagtagctgaaatgaaacaaaactttTCAACATAATATTCTTCAAGTAGGTTTTGGTGGTTGCTGGTATACAAAACGAAACTAACACatagttttttgtgtgtgttgatgtgatgGTTAATTGTCCAACATATTACAGCAGTAAACATTAATACTTGAGGAAATTCTCACAGACATAAGTCATTAGTCTTACTTATCAGTCTTACCCTAATAAGTAAGAAAAGGACCAGTACAAATAGCAGTTATCTTTCTATAAAATCAGGATAATTGCTCATGCAAGTTAAGCACTATCTGTCATTCTTGAAATGCGTAGACCTTAGTGGGGATCTACTTTTATTCTTCTATATGTAGAGTGATTCTCTGCTTGAGAAAAGTGCTTCTGAATATACTTGACAATGATAAAGGCTCATGAACTGTAACTGCGCTCCTGCATTTTCccatcaccaaaaaaaaaaaaatcatttgaacaGTTTACTTTGCTTCTCTTCAGAAATggaggctgcaggagaggagagtatGGATGTTcagggagcagcagcagacgagCCAATCTTTCCCGGACATGGTCAGACTTCTGCCGCTAAGCCAGTGTGGGCTTCGTTGGAGGAAGCAGCTCAGAAGAAGACAGAAGGAAACGCGTTTTATAAAGGGAAGAACATCCGCTCAGCCATTGGCCGTTATCACCGAGCGCTGCTGGTCCTGAGAAGTCTCGACTCGGAGGTGCTGGCTTCGGTGAAAGGGTTTGGACCTGAGATGCCTGCGCTCACCTCTGAACAGGAGGCTGTACTGAGGAACACACAAGTGGACTGCTACAACAACCTAGCTGGTAGATAACAAGAATCAGGGTTACATCTCACTACATTTGATTTACATATGTGCTGGGttcttttaaagttaaaatttAAGGCTTGAAATTTAGCTTGAAAATAATCAGCTCAGTAGTTTAATGTCATCACTGGCATCCCATTGagacctttttttattatcatttcagtgtgaaaatactctttaaaaacactctgAAATTCAGTGATGCACAAAAGCAGTGACCTTCTTTAAAGGAGCCTTTTTCACTAACTGTATCAAGAGAGAAACTTGtagctgtgtgttgtttttctttacccacacatatgtatgtgtatatctctttcagcctgtttgctgcagaaacagagtgTCGACTATGCTCGTGTGCGGGAGTACAGCCTGCGGGTCCTGAAGTGGCGACCGGGTGACGTTAAAGCACTGTACAGGGCAGGAGTAGCCACTCTGGAGATGGGAGATGCGCAGACTGCCAAACAGTACCTGACCCAGGCCTGCAGAGAGCAGCCTAACGGTAAGAAAAGAGCCGGCACATCAGGACTGTCcattacaatatatatatattttttgatgtATAGCAAAATTGACACATCAGCAACACATCAGTGATCTGCTCCCTGGCAGTGACACAGAATGTGTGTAGCCACATAGCCACAATAAGTAGTCATAGTATTTACAGTGGTCACTGATTGGACAATAGAACTGAGGCGAACGATATAGAGGGTAACAGGAAGTTAATGGAACGATGATACTGatcttgttttatatttgatataCATTAAGCTTCGAGAATAAAAGACTGTTTGGACTCTAATCAGGTAATCCACTGTGAACACTCTGCTTCATTGATTACCTTGGAGAAATAGAGGTTTCAGAAATGTGCTCAAGTCATTTCTTGTCATGGTATGAATGACACAATCACTACCACACAGGGTTTAGCTTGAGGACATGTGAACTAGCTAGCTCAAAGGTTAAGAGGGTCAAAAGGTCTGTGGTTAAACTTCTGTATCTTATCACGGACATCGTCCCAAATTGATTGTCAGTCACTTAAATTACGTGTTGCTCTGCAAATTCAGAGAATGCAAAAAACGATCTTGAATTTTGTGTACCAGTCAGTCGAATAATTCCTTGCTGATTTTTGCAAGACCAAGTATTTAACAAGTACAGAGGGATTGTTTAGCAACATGCTGATTTTCACCAAAGGACATTTGGGTATTTTACAGAGCTGATGCATTATATAAACCCAGCATAATTTGTCTTTGCCTTCTAGAACTATTTTCTTACTTATGGGATGAAAGAAAGTCTAAACCTCTAAATACAAACGTCTGATTTGTTTCTGTGACAGATGCCAATGTGAGGAAGCACCTGCAGAGGGCAGAGGAGAAGCTGAATAAAGAGCTACAGAAAGAAAAGGCCATGTATCGAGGAATGTTTTCCTCCAGCCTGAAGAGCAGCTCGGTAGAAGAGACGAACCAAACCCACAGAACTGGTGAGGGAGTCTAGCCTGCTACCCTCATCCGAATACAGACTGTTCAACCTCAACTGATCACAAATCAACTGAAGAATGTCCCCACATCTTGAACTACTTGTGCTAGTATGTCTTTACAAGAGAAATGTGGATTATAGAGAATACTCACACGGTTAATGGAAAAGTaaagatgctgctgctgaaaatagAAAGGATAGGACGGGAAAGTCTGTTTCCTAGCAACAGGGACACAATGCTGTTTTTTAGCCAAAAAGGGCAGGGGtttgaatatttcataaaaaatgcTCCTGAAAGCTATATGAGGACTCCTTATGCACTACTCAAAGTTCTGATCATGTTGTTTTGACTGGAGCTGTCTGGTCGGTGTTGtgaatgtggatttttttttttcttcaagtaaAATAATTTTTGATAAATGACTTGAGAAGTCCTTTTAGCAGACTTATTTTTATAACATACTTTGAAATGTAGGTATTACAGGCACAGAACAGGTTTcattatacatatattttaatcatgatttgccatgaagacacattttgtcttaaaTAACTCAGCAGTATTAATGATTCAATATTTATGTGAAAATCCTGAGCACTATGTCAAGTTAAAGAGtatttgctttgttttggtcATTGTCTTGCCAATATGATTGTACTTCAGAGGCAATATTGCCAATAAACATCAAGAAAATCCCACTCTCACAATAGCTATAATTACTGAACGAGTTACAGAGCAGCATGCAGAAGAGgaatgtacacaaacacattcatactcgGGTCTATCGGAGGATTCAGTCATTATGTAACAAAGCTGCTTAGTGCTCACTGCTCATTGAACATATCTTTAATATATATTCAATAACTTCCAATCAGGCTACTTTTTAACCACAAAACAATCCCAGAATGATGTTGTAATGTCAAATCATTTGAAGCAGCATATATACTATAAAACTCCCCTGATACTCAATGATACCAATTTTATTAAGGTTTGTAGTTTTCAAGGAAGTTGTCATCTATGTTTCAATTGCTGACAATTGTTGGTGGGCAACGCTGCATCCTACGGTGCCTTTTGATGCTACTGTAGGTTACAAAGTTTACAACAATATATTGCCAGTGTGGTGAACTTTTGGAGGCAGTGCACTCGATACAAAGCACACAGATTATGCTACAGATCCAGTTTGGGAGAATTTGGCAGTTTTGGGTGGCtataaaacatcaacatgttttcaaaatgtac encodes:
- the mrpl18 gene encoding 39S ribosomal protein L18, mitochondrial; the protein is MALRGICRSVRQVLGQIHQSRPTVVSNQTARCLSQAASEPEPSTDHNEAVSPTFENRNPRNLEQLALAVKDRGWKTSWPHREFYHRLVFSRTQHYVTAEVFSSTSSDPVVTCSTKEWAVKKELPSTRCVAACQAVGEVLAQRCQQAGITRMVYREIPWAYRSNAVQSFRTAMKEGGIILSEPKRKYIGT
- the ttc9c gene encoding tetratricopeptide repeat protein 9C, with amino-acid sequence MEAAGEESMDVQGAAADEPIFPGHGQTSAAKPVWASLEEAAQKKTEGNAFYKGKNIRSAIGRYHRALLVLRSLDSEVLASVKGFGPEMPALTSEQEAVLRNTQVDCYNNLAACLLQKQSVDYARVREYSLRVLKWRPGDVKALYRAGVATLEMGDAQTAKQYLTQACREQPNDANVRKHLQRAEEKLNKELQKEKAMYRGMFSSSLKSSSVEETNQTHRTGEGV